A stretch of DNA from Halorubrum sp. BOL3-1:
CACGACCGGCGCGTTCACCATTCCGCTGATGAAGCGATCGGGCTACTCGCCCGAGTTCTCCGGCGCCGTCGAGTCGTCCGCCTCCTCCGGGGGACAGATCCTCCCGCCGGTGATGGGCGCGGCCGCCTTCCTGATGGTGCAGTACACCGCGACGCCGTTCGCGGACATCATCATCCTCGCGACCATCCCGGCCATCGTCTTCTTCTTCGGCGTCTGGGTGATGGTTCACCTCAAGGCGGTCGAGGAGGGGATCGGCGGCGTCGAGGGCGAAGACACCGTGGGTCTCTGGAGCCATCTCAAACGCGGCTGGTTTTACCTAGTGCCGATCGGACTGCTGCTGTACTACCTCATCATCGAGCGGCTCTCCGTTTCCCGCTCCGCGTGGTTCACGCTGGTCGCGCTGGTCGCCCTGATCGCCTTCATCGCGGCCTACAGCGAGGAGACGCGGCTCCGACTCGCCGGGATCCTCGCGGCCATCGTGGGCGTCGAGGCGGCGAGCCACGTCGTCGCCGGCGTCCCACTCACCGGTCTCGTGACCGGCGCGGGCGGGGCGGGGCTGCCGATCGCGGACGCGGTCAGCGCCGTCAGCGCCGGAATCGAGTGGTACATGATGCTCGCCGGCGTGTTGACGCTGCTGTCGCGGCCGGACCTCGACGCGTCGCTCTTGGAACTCAACCCCGCCGTTCGGGACACGGCAGAGGACGTCGGCGAGCGTACCGGCCGGGACCTCGGCGACAGCCAGCCGTTCAAACTCGGGACGTTCGTCGTCAAATCCATGGATGAGGGGGCTCGGACCGCGGTCCCGGTCGTGATCGCGGTCGCGGCCGCGGGGATCATCCCCGGCGTCATCAGCGTCTCCGGGCTCGGACCGAACCTCACGTCGCTGCTGTTGGCGCTCTCGGGCGGCTCGAAGGTGATCATGCTGCTCGTGACCGCCTTCGCGAGCATCATCCTCGGGATGGGGATGCCGACGACGGTCACGTACATCATCCTCATCTCGATGCTGTCGACGCCGCTCGTGGAGTTCGGCATTCCCCTGTTGGCTGCGCACCTGTACATCCTCTACTTCGGCGTGATCGCCGACATCACGCCGCCGGTCGCCGTGGCGGCGTACGCCGCGAGCGGGGTCGCGAAGTCCGACCCGTTCCAGACCGGGGTGAAGGCGTTCTCGCTGTCGCTGAACAAGGCGATCGTTCCCTTCGCGTTCGTGTTCGTACCGGGGATCGTCCTGCTCAGAGAGAAGGCGAACGCGGCGGACCTCCCCATCCGCGAGCGGTACCGCGTGGTCGGCTTCTCCGACCTCGCCGAGCTATCCTACTCGATCCCCGAGATACTCATTCCCGTCGTCGGGGTCTTCCTCGGGGTGATCGCGCTCGGTGCCACCGTCATCGGGACGCTGTACACCCGGGTCGGCCGACCTGCCCGGGCGGCGTTCGCGGTCAGTGCCCTGCTGTTGATGGCGCCGGGGATGCTCTCGGACTCCGTCTTCGACCTGCTCGGGCTTGTCGACGTGACTCTTTCCGTCGACGCGCTCCTGCTTGACCTGACGTTGCGCGGGATCGGGTTCGCGCTGTTCGCGCTGTTCGCCCTCCGGAACCGGCGGGCGTTCGACCGCGAGGACGGGCGATCGACGGGGACCGACGCCACCCGATCGGCCGAACCCGCTACCGACTCCGAGTCGGCGTAGGCGGCCCTCTCGGACGGAGTCAGATCTCGACGGCCTCGTCCGGTGCGGTCTTCTCGATCGCCCCGGTCAGCCCAGTCGCTCGTCGAGGATGAGCCGCGTCTTCGTCGACTTGACCTCGTCCATCTCGCGGGCCTGCGAGATGAGCTCGTTGACGGCGCGCGTGTCGACCGCGTCGACGACGAGCACGACGTCGTCCTCGCCGGAGACCTGCCAGACGAAGTCGACCTCCTCCCACTCGACCATCCGCTCACCGACCGCGGCGGTGTCGACGTTCATCTCCACCGAGATCTCGATCATCGCCTTCACGTTGCCGGTGCGGGTCGTGACGGTGAACCGCTCGATCACGCCCTCGTCGGTCATCCGGTCGACGCGGTTGCGCACGGTCCCCTCGGAGGTCCCGACTCGGTCCGCGATCTCCGTGTACGGCGTCCGCGCGTCCCGTCGCAGGATCGAGAGGATCCGTCGGTCGAGGTCGTCCATACCGGGCCGTCTCGGGCCATTGCCTTACTCGTTACGAATATCGTAACGAATCTTCGAACGACGCATTTATTAGCGTATACACGTACGTATCTCGTAATGTCGGACGCCTATATCGCGCTGGCCGACGGTCGCGTGCTCGAAGCGCGCGCTCGTGCGCCGGGGCGCACCCGCGGCGAACTGGTGTTCACGACCGCGTACACCGGCTACGAGGAGTCGCTCACCGACCCCTCCTACGCCGAACAGATCCTCACCTTCTCGTACCCGCTTATCGGGAACTACGGCGTCCGAACCGAGCGATTCGAGTCCGAGTCGGTCCAGCCCAGCGCGGCGATCGCCCGCGAGTTCACCGACGACGT
This window harbors:
- a CDS encoding Lrp/AsnC family transcriptional regulator gives rise to the protein MDDLDRRILSILRRDARTPYTEIADRVGTSEGTVRNRVDRMTDEGVIERFTVTTRTGNVKAMIEISVEMNVDTAAVGERMVEWEEVDFVWQVSGEDDVVLVVDAVDTRAVNELISQAREMDEVKSTKTRLILDERLG
- a CDS encoding TRAP transporter fused permease subunit, coding for MTTTHRTDGGTDDPNDGGPGDPDPGGGPDAPGPDTPPDDGTDDEISREEADELIQEIERRRSLRGVAVVAVAAIGILFSAFQTFLAARSFTFSVWLPTVEFAGISVSPFQVSLQLLQANAIHVVFALVLTFLMFPGSTGDGIVAGNLGRVVPALSRQFGADNPLTRLAAGVRSAFRWAFLDPDRERVTPFDLVCIAAAGLAALYFLTEFSEIQNMRVFGIDSGRPITEVYGFLDLFLGSVPFVSEYSYAMALGAIGVLLVLEATRRTLGLPLMIIVATFIVYARWGYLISGSTPFIGLLAIPELTWPEIVQNLWYNTENGVFGIPVTVSVSFIYIFILFGSFLEMSGAGQWFIDLAYALTGGRKGGPAKASILASGFMGTISGSSIANTVTTGAFTIPLMKRSGYSPEFSGAVESSASSGGQILPPVMGAAAFLMVQYTATPFADIIILATIPAIVFFFGVWVMVHLKAVEEGIGGVEGEDTVGLWSHLKRGWFYLVPIGLLLYYLIIERLSVSRSAWFTLVALVALIAFIAAYSEETRLRLAGILAAIVGVEAASHVVAGVPLTGLVTGAGGAGLPIADAVSAVSAGIEWYMMLAGVLTLLSRPDLDASLLELNPAVRDTAEDVGERTGRDLGDSQPFKLGTFVVKSMDEGARTAVPVVIAVAAAGIIPGVISVSGLGPNLTSLLLALSGGSKVIMLLVTAFASIILGMGMPTTVTYIILISMLSTPLVEFGIPLLAAHLYILYFGVIADITPPVAVAAYAASGVAKSDPFQTGVKAFSLSLNKAIVPFAFVFVPGIVLLREKANAADLPIRERYRVVGFSDLAELSYSIPEILIPVVGVFLGVIALGATVIGTLYTRVGRPARAAFAVSALLLMAPGMLSDSVFDLLGLVDVTLSVDALLLDLTLRGIGFALFALFALRNRRAFDREDGRSTGTDATRSAEPATDSESA